In Salinibacterium sp. dk2585, a single window of DNA contains:
- the fliP gene encoding flagellar type III secretion system pore protein FliP (The bacterial flagellar biogenesis protein FliP forms a type III secretion system (T3SS)-type pore required for flagellar assembly.) yields the protein MNLGAQPAYAAPEINPFDEGTPGVSVEINGPNGTPSSSIVTLLGITLLSVAPAILLMMTSFTKIFVVLAMTRNALSLPSIPPNQVLAGLALFLSLFIMAPVVGEMNEVGVQPYLAGTMTFGQALEAASEPLRAFMLSFTREEDLALMTRAAGLENPEDPSTVELTTLIPAFMISELRAAFIIGFVIFVPFLVIDLVVAAALMSMGMMMLPPVMISLPFKILLFVLVDGWGLIITSLIESYR from the coding sequence ATGAATCTCGGGGCGCAGCCGGCCTACGCGGCCCCCGAGATCAACCCCTTCGATGAGGGCACGCCGGGGGTCTCGGTCGAGATCAACGGCCCCAACGGCACCCCGTCGTCGTCGATCGTCACGCTCCTCGGCATCACCCTGCTGTCGGTCGCCCCCGCGATCCTGCTCATGATGACGTCGTTCACGAAGATCTTCGTCGTGCTCGCGATGACGCGGAACGCGCTCTCGCTGCCGAGCATACCGCCCAACCAGGTGCTTGCCGGCCTCGCGCTCTTCCTCAGCCTCTTCATCATGGCGCCAGTGGTCGGCGAGATGAACGAGGTCGGCGTGCAGCCCTACCTCGCGGGGACCATGACGTTCGGGCAGGCGCTTGAGGCGGCGTCCGAACCCCTCCGGGCGTTCATGCTGTCGTTCACCCGCGAGGAGGACCTCGCCCTCATGACCCGCGCCGCGGGGCTCGAGAACCCGGAGGACCCGTCGACCGTCGAGCTGACGACGCTCATCCCCGCCTTCATGATCTCGGAGCTTCGGGCGGCCTTCATCATCGGCTTCGTCATCTTCGTGCCGTTCCTCGTGATCGACCTCGTGGTTGCGGCAGCCCTCATGTCGATGGGCATGATGATGCTCCCACCCGTCATGATCTCGCTGCCCTTCAAGATCCTGCTCTTCGTGTTGGTCGACGGCTGGGGCCTCATCATCACCTCCCTCATCGAGAGTTACCGCTGA
- the fliQ gene encoding flagellar biosynthesis protein FliQ yields MDAGAVLDIAMQGLFVAAKLAAPILVTALVVGFAISLLQSITQIQEVTLSFVPKAAAVGVALLVTGHWMISEIIGFTHRIFDMIPALLGG; encoded by the coding sequence ATGGATGCCGGCGCAGTCCTCGATATCGCAATGCAGGGCCTCTTCGTGGCGGCGAAGCTCGCGGCCCCCATCCTCGTGACGGCACTCGTGGTCGGCTTCGCGATCTCCCTGCTGCAGTCGATCACGCAGATCCAGGAGGTCACCCTCTCCTTCGTGCCCAAGGCCGCGGCGGTCGGCGTCGCGCTCCTTGTGACAGGCCACTGGATGATCAGCGAGATCATCGGCTTCACCCACCGCATCTTCGACATGATCCCGGCGCTCCTCGGCGGATGA
- a CDS encoding flagellar biosynthetic protein FliO, producing MIGLRVLVSLGAVLALLWWLHRRLTAGPRARAASPVSVVAKQGIGAKASIVVIDVEGSRLVLGVTEQSVSVLQSGETPAPAEEFAKSMDAATSGGPAPIELFGRPTFGSALAETFTPAQFARRAGFGFFNPTSQAQSALGSRDRWRDRLSSTAQAATTLRRAR from the coding sequence ATGATCGGGCTCCGAGTGCTCGTGAGCCTGGGTGCCGTGCTCGCGCTGCTGTGGTGGCTGCACCGTCGGCTCACCGCGGGCCCGCGGGCCCGCGCCGCGTCGCCCGTCTCGGTCGTCGCCAAGCAGGGCATCGGGGCGAAGGCATCCATCGTCGTCATCGACGTCGAGGGCAGCAGGCTCGTGCTCGGGGTGACCGAGCAGTCGGTCAGCGTGCTGCAGTCAGGTGAGACGCCCGCGCCAGCCGAGGAATTCGCCAAGTCGATGGATGCCGCGACCTCGGGCGGCCCCGCGCCGATCGAGCTCTTCGGGCGGCCGACGTTCGGGTCTGCACTGGCCGAGACATTCACGCCAGCTCAGTTTGCCCGTCGGGCGGGGTTCGGTTTCTTCAACCCGACTTCGCAGGCTCAGTCGGCGCTGGGGTCGCGCGATCGCTGGCGCGATCGCCTTAGCTCCACCGCGCAGGCCGCGACGACCCTCAGGCGAGCACGGTGA
- the fliN gene encoding flagellar motor switch protein FliN, whose protein sequence is MATTTPTLQSAAADALVQHLPTTGILVPSMLPSGVSAASRASSALMASFVGEHAADLALVLLDAQSLQEAAGSDTVVSSGDVVRPALDAAAEVLGSGVLGDVSESDASALFSDRTSTVFELTADGVAVGWFAIRIREGGAVVGATRKSSEEVVGKLGRINNVEMALTVEIGRTRMSVRDVLGLEPGAVIELDRSAGAPADILLNGRLIAHGEIVVIDQDYAVRITTILDVADGLS, encoded by the coding sequence ATGGCCACCACGACACCCACCCTCCAGTCCGCCGCAGCCGACGCACTCGTGCAGCACCTGCCGACGACCGGCATCCTCGTTCCGTCGATGCTGCCGAGCGGCGTCTCCGCTGCATCACGCGCATCGTCGGCGTTGATGGCGTCGTTCGTCGGCGAGCACGCGGCCGACCTTGCCCTCGTGCTGCTCGACGCGCAGTCCCTCCAGGAGGCTGCCGGGAGTGACACGGTCGTCTCGAGCGGCGACGTCGTGCGTCCCGCGCTCGACGCCGCCGCCGAGGTGCTCGGCAGCGGCGTGCTCGGCGACGTGTCGGAGTCGGATGCCTCTGCCCTCTTCTCCGACCGCACCAGCACGGTCTTCGAGCTCACCGCCGACGGTGTCGCGGTCGGATGGTTCGCGATCCGCATCCGCGAGGGCGGGGCGGTAGTTGGCGCGACCCGCAAGTCCAGCGAGGAGGTCGTCGGAAAGCTCGGGCGCATCAACAACGTCGAGATGGCGCTCACGGTCGAGATCGGCCGCACGCGCATGTCGGTGCGCGACGTGCTGGGCCTCGAGCCCGGCGCCGTCATCGAGCTCGACCGTTCCGCCGGCGCTCCCGCCGACATCCTGCTCAACGGCCGCCTGATCGCGCACGGCGAGATCGTCGTGATCGACCAGGACTACGCCGTGCGCATCACCACGATCCTCGACGTCGCCGACGGCCTCAGCTGA
- a CDS encoding flagellar biosynthesis protein FlhB: MAEEPTGERTEQATEKRMKEVREKGQLSKSQDLTAWLGIGAAAIMIPATLALGSTAATEQMFAVARVASSADPLAAVDALWAGMGSVMTTLAPMLVAVLVAVVVGAVAQGGVHLKKFKPKMEQFDLVKGVKRTFGTQALWQGAKALMKTVVVGLVLYFVIQNLMPVLMASGGNSVHAVLEAAAGGVAAMLQFAIVAGLALAFADVFVVMKRNMKKTRMTKKEVKDEHKNSDGDPLIKGQRRARQLAMSRNRMIAAIGDADVVLVNPTHVAVALKYEPGRSAPRVVAKGAGNIAARIREEADKKGVPMVRDVPLARALHEACELGQEIPVDHYDAVARVLAFVMALKKRGAAAGVHSMTALAGAPTRNTLTAAKGLA; this comes from the coding sequence ATGGCCGAGGAACCCACAGGCGAGCGCACAGAACAAGCGACAGAGAAGCGCATGAAGGAGGTGCGCGAGAAGGGCCAGCTCTCCAAGTCGCAGGACCTCACGGCGTGGCTCGGCATCGGCGCGGCAGCCATCATGATCCCCGCGACGCTTGCGCTCGGCTCAACTGCCGCGACGGAGCAGATGTTCGCGGTCGCTCGGGTCGCGAGTTCGGCTGACCCCCTCGCGGCGGTCGACGCGCTCTGGGCAGGGATGGGCTCCGTCATGACGACCCTCGCGCCCATGCTAGTTGCCGTGCTCGTGGCGGTCGTGGTCGGCGCCGTCGCGCAGGGCGGCGTGCACCTCAAGAAGTTCAAGCCGAAGATGGAACAGTTCGACCTCGTCAAGGGCGTCAAGCGCACCTTCGGCACCCAGGCGTTGTGGCAGGGCGCCAAGGCCCTCATGAAGACGGTCGTCGTCGGCCTCGTGCTCTACTTCGTCATCCAGAACCTCATGCCCGTGCTCATGGCATCCGGTGGCAACTCCGTGCACGCCGTGCTCGAGGCCGCCGCCGGGGGTGTCGCCGCCATGCTGCAGTTCGCGATCGTGGCGGGCCTCGCGCTCGCCTTCGCCGACGTCTTCGTGGTCATGAAGCGCAACATGAAGAAGACGCGCATGACCAAGAAAGAGGTCAAGGATGAGCACAAGAACTCCGACGGCGACCCGCTCATCAAGGGTCAGCGCCGTGCACGCCAGCTCGCCATGAGCCGCAACCGCATGATCGCTGCCATTGGTGATGCCGACGTCGTGCTCGTCAACCCCACTCACGTCGCTGTCGCGCTCAAGTACGAGCCGGGCAGATCTGCGCCCCGGGTCGTCGCGAAAGGGGCAGGCAATATCGCTGCGCGCATCCGTGAGGAAGCCGACAAGAAGGGCGTGCCCATGGTGCGCGATGTTCCCCTCGCCCGTGCGCTCCATGAGGCGTGCGAGCTCGGCCAGGAGATCCCGGTCGACCACTATGACGCGGTCGCCCGTGTGCTCGCCTTCGTCATGGCGCTGAAGAAGCGCGGCGCTGCCGCGGGCGTGCACAGCATGACGGCGCTCGCGGGCGCCCCCACCCGCAACACCCTCACCGCCGCGAAAGGCCTCGCATGA
- the fliR gene encoding flagellar biosynthetic protein FliR → MVMLELAWLEAVMLAAVRMTAFIVIAPPFSYRAFPARVKAMLAVGLALAVSPRVTADYVSLDDAAFFGALVQEIITGALLGFLVFVIFSAVQSAGSLIDMFGGFQMAQAYDPGSMVNGAQFSRLFHMSALALMMSSGAHLLILSGLTRSFTALPIGGAIDLASSAESIVLAVSEMFLAAVQIAGPLLVVLFLADVGLGLLTRVAPALNAFALGFPLKIFLTLTLAVVVFAALPGVVASLTDDAVDTLMGVR, encoded by the coding sequence ATGGTGATGTTGGAACTCGCGTGGCTGGAGGCGGTCATGCTGGCCGCTGTGCGGATGACGGCCTTCATCGTCATCGCGCCGCCCTTCTCCTACCGCGCGTTCCCGGCTCGCGTGAAGGCCATGCTCGCGGTCGGCCTGGCGCTCGCCGTGTCGCCGCGCGTCACTGCCGACTACGTCTCGCTGGATGACGCGGCCTTCTTCGGCGCGCTCGTGCAGGAGATCATCACCGGGGCGCTGCTCGGATTCCTCGTCTTCGTGATCTTTTCCGCCGTGCAGTCGGCGGGAAGCCTCATCGACATGTTCGGTGGCTTCCAGATGGCGCAGGCCTACGACCCCGGCTCGATGGTCAACGGTGCGCAGTTCTCGCGGCTCTTCCACATGTCGGCGCTCGCGCTCATGATGAGCTCGGGCGCACACCTGCTCATTCTCTCCGGCCTCACACGCTCCTTCACCGCCCTTCCCATCGGCGGCGCGATCGACCTCGCGTCCTCGGCCGAGTCGATCGTCCTCGCGGTCTCGGAGATGTTCCTTGCGGCCGTGCAAATCGCCGGCCCCCTCCTCGTCGTGCTGTTCCTCGCCGACGTCGGGCTGGGGCTCCTCACGCGAGTCGCACCCGCCCTCAACGCCTTTGCCCTCGGCTTCCCCCTCAAGATCTTCCTCACGCTCACCCTCGCGGTCGTCGTCTTCGCGGCGCTGCCGGGGGTCGTGGCATCCCTCACCGACGATGCCGTCGACACGCTCATGGGGGTGAGGTAA
- a CDS encoding flagellar motor switch protein FliM, with product MTVQKHDGASVSSRTQGAVEVYDFRRPTTLVREHSRVLELAFETFARQWGTQLTAKVRVFSQVTCTQVLMFTYDEYAASLPSTTAMVLVTVEGMTPRAVIQYPTSAALTWVSCMLGGRGTVVTEERQFTQIERELVGRLMDDALEDLRYSLGSLLVRRIAVGGFQYNSQFAQAAATTDLMIVANFTIKVGESVSAATVAIPAEVLLPQLGEANPTGSVEDAPRIMREQVVSTPVSVSLRLEPAMVRPSAVLNLAVGDILPIPHPKHRPLEVAVEGTPLARAAVGANGSRLACVVVGTD from the coding sequence GTGACGGTCCAGAAACACGATGGCGCGAGCGTATCCTCGCGCACCCAGGGCGCGGTCGAGGTCTACGACTTCCGCCGCCCCACGACGCTCGTGCGCGAACACTCGCGCGTGCTGGAGCTCGCCTTCGAGACCTTCGCCCGCCAGTGGGGCACGCAACTCACCGCGAAGGTGCGCGTCTTCTCGCAGGTCACCTGCACGCAGGTGCTCATGTTCACCTACGACGAGTACGCGGCGTCCCTGCCGTCGACGACGGCCATGGTGCTCGTGACGGTCGAGGGCATGACGCCTCGCGCGGTCATCCAGTACCCGACATCCGCTGCCCTCACCTGGGTGAGCTGCATGCTGGGCGGTCGCGGCACGGTCGTGACCGAGGAGCGCCAGTTCACCCAGATCGAGCGTGAGCTGGTCGGCCGCCTCATGGATGACGCGCTCGAGGACCTTCGCTACTCGCTCGGTTCGCTGCTCGTACGCCGCATCGCGGTCGGCGGCTTCCAGTACAACTCGCAGTTCGCGCAGGCCGCCGCGACGACGGACCTCATGATCGTCGCGAACTTCACGATCAAGGTCGGCGAGTCGGTCTCTGCCGCGACGGTCGCGATCCCGGCCGAGGTGCTGCTGCCGCAGCTCGGCGAGGCCAACCCCACGGGCTCGGTCGAGGATGCGCCGCGCATCATGCGCGAGCAGGTCGTCTCGACCCCCGTGTCGGTCTCGCTCCGCCTCGAGCCGGCCATGGTGCGGCCGTCGGCCGTGCTCAACCTCGCGGTGGGAGACATCCTGCCGATTCCGCATCCCAAGCATCGCCCGCTCGAGGTCGCCGTCGAGGGCACCCCGCTCGCGCGCGCGGCCGTCGGGGCCAACGGTTCACGCCTCGCGTGTGTCGTCGTCGGCACCGACTGA